Proteins encoded together in one Oscillospiraceae bacterium window:
- a CDS encoding glycoside hydrolase family 127 protein produces the protein NKAMNASGGPTGVVEYLAPVGSVTETEYCSFTYYNAAYSAMSAITGESKYGDYAEQLVYNGAQGARKKDERAIAYLSAPNQVYATDISSNDSVDMQVYSPCYPVACCPANSVILMPEFIRGMALADENRALYLTAYGPCTIRHNGLTIEEKTLYPFKNSVTLDVTGNGVLYCKNPAWSKETAITVDGKTQSAEVNQNGFIRLDLIGSDHHNIELSFRAEIEVLHIDDSDNAGKHPLAFRYGALLFSLPIQEKWEPYYPQTETPLPEEWPWYKVKPVFEEASTDDNYLRLQLRRDRIYWNVAVDENLKAEDIKVEYNCKNGYVWSEPHVVIKIPAYKAPYSCCLYPSKTFEPFGDCQRVAHPIELTLVPYGCTNLRITYFPRADLEKKL, from the coding sequence CAATAAGGCCATGAACGCCTCCGGCGGTCCGACGGGCGTGGTAGAGTATCTTGCCCCTGTGGGTTCGGTCACCGAGACCGAGTATTGCAGTTTCACCTATTATAATGCTGCTTATAGCGCGATGTCTGCCATCACGGGTGAGTCAAAATACGGCGATTATGCCGAGCAGCTGGTGTATAACGGCGCGCAAGGCGCGCGCAAAAAGGACGAGCGGGCGATTGCCTATCTCTCGGCGCCGAATCAGGTTTACGCCACAGACATTTCCTCCAATGACAGCGTGGATATGCAGGTCTATTCCCCATGTTATCCGGTTGCCTGCTGCCCGGCCAATTCGGTGATTTTAATGCCCGAGTTTATACGCGGGATGGCACTTGCGGACGAAAATAGAGCGCTTTATCTGACGGCATACGGCCCTTGTACAATCAGGCACAACGGCTTAACAATTGAAGAAAAAACCCTATATCCATTTAAAAACTCTGTTACGCTCGACGTAACCGGAAACGGCGTGCTCTATTGCAAAAACCCCGCATGGAGCAAAGAGACGGCGATCACAGTTGATGGGAAAACCCAGTCAGCCGAAGTCAATCAAAACGGATTTATCCGGCTTGATCTGATCGGCAGTGATCATCATAACATTGAATTATCCTTCCGCGCTGAAATCGAAGTATTACATATCGATGATTCCGACAATGCGGGCAAACACCCGCTGGCATTTCGTTACGGTGCCCTGCTCTTCTCTCTCCCGATTCAGGAAAAATGGGAGCCCTACTATCCTCAAACCGAAACACCTCTGCCGGAAGAATGGCCGTGGTATAAAGTGAAACCCGTTTTTGAAGAGGCATCTACAGACGATAATTATTTGCGTTTACAATTACGCAGAGATCGGATTTATTGGAACGTTGCGGTGGATGAAAACCTGAAAGCGGAAGATATCAAAGTCGAATACAACTGCAAAAACGGTTATGTCTGGTCGGAGCCGCATGTCGTTATAAAAATTCCTGCATATAAAGCGCCATACAGCTGCTGTCTTTATCCCAGCAAAACCTTTGAGCCGTTCGGCGATTGTCAAAGAGTAGCCCATCCGATTGAACTCACCCTTGTCCCCTACGGCTGCACAAATCTAAGAATCACTTATTTCCCGAGAGCGGATTTGGAAAAGAAACTATAA
- a CDS encoding solute carrier family 23 protein, with protein MSKEKICYLPDETPPIGKLLMYALQQVIVMFPATVAVALITGFQVSTTIFASGLATICFALITGKKLPMYYGSSFAYLSAIAGLVAAQGFERVNGILPVEAIQIAQFGIIMSGLVSIAAGLIVKFVSRNAVEKVLPASVTGSVAMIIGLTLAGGAMKDASPAEGQPQIVWIVSLATLLSTVFFSRYLKGFLGQLPLLMGAGVGCLVALGFYLFGGDGMNLFRGLPPEALASSTWKLGDGSIFALPAFSLPRVSWAAVAAIMPIAIATIPESTAHVYQLDVYVNAAAKEKGSGKKYDMASLLDRNLVGDGICDMIAGVIGGPAGTNYGENISTMAITRVFSVPVMMVAAGIAMVISCFTPLIGIIYGIPLAVIGGLEIYLFGAIAAQGIAIMIDKKSDMFSVKNIAVIASIMIFGLGIQYGFGGSINFFGMQVPAVAGAAIFGILLNLLLSIGDKKKEKETQTE; from the coding sequence ATGAGCAAGGAAAAAATCTGCTATCTGCCCGACGAAACGCCGCCGATAGGCAAACTACTGATGTATGCACTGCAGCAAGTGATTGTCATGTTCCCGGCGACTGTCGCAGTCGCTCTTATCACCGGTTTTCAGGTCTCTACCACCATTTTTGCAAGCGGACTCGCAACGATTTGCTTCGCGTTGATTACCGGTAAAAAACTGCCGATGTATTACGGCTCCAGCTTCGCTTATCTCTCCGCCATCGCAGGCCTTGTCGCCGCGCAGGGGTTTGAGAGAGTCAACGGAATTTTACCGGTCGAAGCGATTCAAATCGCCCAGTTCGGTATTATTATGTCCGGTTTGGTTTCGATTGCAGCAGGATTAATTGTCAAATTCGTCAGCCGTAATGCGGTTGAAAAAGTCCTGCCCGCAAGCGTTACCGGCTCTGTTGCGATGATTATCGGTTTGACATTGGCCGGAGGTGCCATGAAAGATGCCTCTCCCGCCGAAGGCCAGCCGCAGATCGTCTGGATTGTCTCGCTTGCGACCTTATTGTCCACGGTTTTCTTCTCCAGATATCTTAAGGGCTTTCTCGGACAGCTGCCGCTGCTCATGGGCGCCGGCGTCGGATGCCTTGTGGCGTTGGGATTTTATCTGTTCGGCGGAGACGGTATGAACTTGTTCCGCGGTCTGCCCCCCGAGGCGCTTGCCTCTTCTACATGGAAGCTCGGCGACGGCAGCATTTTCGCTTTGCCGGCTTTTTCGCTTCCCAGGGTTTCATGGGCGGCTGTCGCGGCAATCATGCCGATCGCGATCGCGACGATTCCGGAATCCACCGCGCATGTCTATCAGCTTGACGTATATGTCAATGCGGCAGCAAAGGAAAAAGGATCCGGTAAAAAATATGACATGGCCAGCTTGCTGGACCGCAATCTGGTTGGTGACGGTATCTGTGATATGATTGCCGGCGTGATCGGCGGCCCGGCCGGTACCAACTACGGCGAGAATATCAGCACCATGGCAATCACCCGTGTGTTCAGCGTACCGGTTATGATGGTTGCGGCAGGAATCGCCATGGTCATCTCCTGCTTCACACCGCTCATCGGTATCATTTACGGCATTCCGCTGGCAGTCATCGGCGGTCTTGAGATCTATCTGTTCGGCGCTATCGCCGCGCAGGGTATCGCGATCATGATCGACAAGAAGAGCGATATGTTCTCGGTGAAGAACATCGCCGTCATCGCCAGCATCATGATTTTCGGCCTCGGCATTCAATACGGTTTCGGCGGATCAATTAACTTCTTCGGTATGCAGGTTCCTGCGGTCGCGGGTGCCGCCATCTTCGGCATTCTCTTGAATCTGCTGCTCAGCATCGGAGATAAGAAGAAAGAGAAAGAAACTCAAACCGAGTGA
- the pyrR gene encoding bifunctional pyr operon transcriptional regulator/uracil phosphoribosyltransferase PyrR codes for MKLKAELMDEMAMRRALMRITHEIIEKNQGTEGLYLVGIKRRGEKLAELIRDNIKKIEGVDIIYGSIDIKYYRDDLTTMGDSPLLKKSELPTDVTGKTVVLVDDVLYTGRTARAAMEAVITCGRPKAIQLAVLIDRGHRELPIRADFVGKNIPTAHSELIEVRIPPFDDETRVCLMDQFEGK; via the coding sequence ATGAAATTAAAGGCGGAATTAATGGACGAAATGGCTATGAGACGCGCTCTGATGCGAATCACGCACGAGATTATCGAAAAGAATCAGGGGACCGAAGGCTTATATCTCGTGGGGATCAAACGCAGAGGGGAAAAACTCGCGGAGCTCATCAGGGATAACATCAAAAAAATCGAAGGCGTCGACATCATATACGGCAGCATCGATATCAAGTATTACAGGGACGATCTGACCACCATGGGAGATTCGCCGTTACTGAAAAAATCGGAACTGCCGACCGATGTCACTGGGAAAACGGTCGTCCTGGTCGACGATGTGCTCTATACCGGGCGCACCGCGCGGGCAGCGATGGAAGCCGTCATCACCTGCGGCCGACCGAAAGCGATTCAGCTTGCTGTTTTAATTGACCGCGGTCACAGGGAATTACCGATTAGGGCCGATTTTGTGGGTAAAAATATCCCGACCGCACATTCGGAATTAATCGAAGTACGCATTCCCCCGTTCGACGATGAGACGCGCGTTTGTCTGATGGATCAGTTTGAAGGAAAATAA
- a CDS encoding diacylglycerol kinase family lipid kinase — MTHYFIINPTAGKGRPVKLVPKIEEACKKAKANFVIHFTQSKQNAIDFVRSVTSKGEKSRIYAVGGDGTLNDVLSGIEDFEDTEVCCVPCGTGNDFIKSLEIPREQLLDVDKILTFPSKKVDFMMVDEHRCLNICNIGIDSNAAFYMQEFKRLPLLKGSMPYLLGVLKSLFGKLGNELKILLNGKTELNGDYMLIAIANGQYYGGGYKAAPLAKIDDGQLDVCLVNKVSRGKVLRLIGKYKAGKHLAHPAFKGLLTYQNAGEIDIYSQEPLRICIDGDVFTEKAVRIGLSPFKLNFVVPAAVS, encoded by the coding sequence GTGACCCACTATTTCATTATCAATCCGACAGCGGGAAAAGGCCGTCCTGTGAAACTGGTTCCGAAGATTGAAGAGGCCTGTAAAAAAGCCAAAGCTAACTTTGTCATTCATTTTACACAAAGCAAACAGAATGCGATCGACTTCGTGCGAAGTGTCACCTCGAAAGGCGAAAAAAGCCGTATCTACGCCGTGGGCGGCGACGGTACGCTAAACGACGTGCTTTCCGGAATCGAGGATTTTGAGGATACCGAGGTCTGCTGTGTCCCCTGCGGAACCGGGAATGATTTTATCAAATCGCTTGAAATTCCGCGTGAACAGTTGCTCGACGTCGATAAAATCCTGACGTTCCCTTCAAAAAAGGTCGATTTCATGATGGTAGACGAGCACCGCTGTTTAAATATCTGCAATATCGGCATTGATTCGAACGCCGCATTTTACATGCAGGAATTCAAACGACTGCCGCTGTTAAAGGGTTCCATGCCTTATCTGCTCGGCGTTTTAAAAAGTTTATTCGGTAAACTCGGCAACGAATTGAAAATCCTATTGAACGGAAAAACCGAATTGAACGGTGATTATATGCTGATTGCCATCGCAAACGGCCAATACTACGGTGGCGGTTATAAAGCTGCGCCGCTTGCCAAAATCGACGACGGGCAACTTGATGTCTGCCTCGTAAACAAAGTCTCCAGAGGAAAAGTGCTTCGCCTGATCGGCAAATATAAAGCCGGAAAACATCTGGCGCATCCTGCTTTTAAAGGGCTTTTAACCTATCAAAATGCCGGCGAAATCGACATCTATTCACAGGAGCCGCTGCGCATCTGTATCGACGGAGACGTTTTCACCGAAAAAGCCGTGAGAATTGGTCTTTCGCCGTTTAAATTAAACTTTGTTGTTCCGGCGGCAGTATCCTAA
- a CDS encoding peptidylprolyl isomerase: MTWKEYFLGQTDAQMEKIVLYYQKATEAGYTLSTGEQKSIDDYFNKSIKKYAEDNKISVEDFIHGMFGNSCNEKNLRISLEHYTLATQYEAYLLDNYVVEQPELDNWMIQYKDQFWGACYRYYGFVAASDSEEDIKLAKKKAHEFIDKVSDQASFASLAYQTAAEKEKAKFESDGATLRYYFTIDEISDADMSNWLFDASRKSGDKEVIYSVADGTAYALLFVDANYPPSLAANLYSIYFGIGDKYADDSTAQAAAQEAQNKFAESGKTAEAFKELAVQYSDDVNAAQDGGLTPNFLPKNMDQEVAIWCYTTGRVPGEFSIIKSSYGGYYFVYLESWGDPVWKMTAISDIKNYHYMQTVDELFKNVQTKSTSLKSFMISK; the protein is encoded by the coding sequence ATGACCTGGAAAGAATATTTCCTTGGTCAGACCGATGCTCAGATGGAAAAAATCGTGCTCTATTATCAAAAAGCAACAGAAGCAGGATACACTTTAAGTACCGGCGAACAAAAATCGATCGACGACTATTTTAACAAATCTATAAAAAAATATGCCGAAGACAATAAAATCAGCGTAGAAGACTTTATCCATGGCATGTTCGGCAACAGCTGCAATGAGAAAAATCTTCGCATCTCGCTCGAACATTACACGCTCGCAACTCAGTATGAAGCCTATTTGCTTGATAATTATGTTGTTGAACAACCGGAGCTGGATAACTGGATGATTCAATATAAAGACCAGTTCTGGGGTGCTTGCTATCGTTATTATGGATTTGTAGCGGCTTCGGATTCGGAAGAAGATATCAAACTTGCCAAGAAAAAGGCCCATGAATTCATTGATAAAGTTTCCGATCAGGCGTCGTTTGCTTCACTCGCTTATCAAACTGCCGCAGAAAAAGAAAAAGCAAAATTCGAATCCGATGGCGCAACCCTTCGTTATTATTTTACCATTGATGAAATTTCCGACGCCGATATGTCTAATTGGTTGTTTGATGCATCAAGAAAATCCGGAGATAAAGAGGTTATCTACAGCGTAGCCGATGGCACAGCCTACGCTCTTTTATTCGTGGATGCGAATTATCCACCGTCGTTGGCTGCGAACCTTTACAGTATCTATTTCGGCATTGGAGATAAATATGCCGACGACAGCACCGCGCAAGCAGCGGCTCAGGAAGCTCAGAACAAATTTGCCGAGAGCGGAAAAACCGCGGAAGCTTTCAAAGAACTTGCCGTTCAATACTCAGATGACGTCAATGCTGCTCAGGACGGCGGACTGACTCCGAATTTCTTGCCGAAAAATATGGACCAGGAAGTTGCAATCTGGTGCTACACAACTGGAAGAGTACCGGGTGAATTTTCGATCATTAAAAGCAGTTACGGCGGTTATTACTTCGTTTACCTGGAGAGCTGGGGCGACCCGGTATGGAAAATGACCGCAATCAGCGATATAAAAAATTACCACTACATGCAAACCGTCGATGAACTCTTCAAAAATGTCCAGACAAAGTCAACTTCCCTCAAATCTTTCATGATATCCAAATAA
- a CDS encoding peptidylprolyl isomerase, producing MFEKPNETEESTVEEQRLDSANTEENKESVTEDQKAESTVSDDGFSEDLKKFESEKPEKKKKRLSKTQRTVITVISCVLAALILVSGSMYLFPAFYFANATAITVNGMKVPVYEYNFNYWTTVQYFKQSYGSYFDTDVLDTSKDLSKQQCPSSLSGDKVMTWQDYFLDQTDAYVETIIIAYQKALEQDFGLTEADRSAIDNFFDEAIKTNAESNKVSEEEFIHSMFGTSCSEKNLRYALEHIYIAQHYNDYLLNSFTVEQSELDSWMIEYKDQFWGAKYRYYGFAAASDSEADIAEAKNKAHEFLNKVTDQASFAALAYKTAADADKSNYESDSATLRFYFTADEISDADISNWLFDASRKPGDKEVVYSVTDGTAYALLFVDANYPPTLASNLYSIYFGIGEKYADQNAAQAAAQAVQAKFIESGKTADVFKGLAAQYSDDVDASKDGGLTSNFLPKNMDQDVAIWCYTTGRSLGEYSIIESSYGGYYFVYLDSWGDLVWRLTAIDDIKNYHYMQTQDETFANVNAETTFFKAFMVSK from the coding sequence ATGTTCGAAAAACCCAACGAGACAGAAGAATCGACCGTTGAAGAGCAAAGGCTCGATTCAGCAAACACAGAAGAAAATAAAGAATCGGTTACGGAAGATCAAAAGGCAGAAAGTACCGTCAGTGATGACGGATTTTCCGAGGATTTAAAAAAATTCGAATCCGAGAAGCCGGAAAAAAAGAAAAAAAGGTTGTCTAAAACCCAACGCACGGTAATCACCGTGATCTCGTGCGTTTTAGCTGCATTGATTCTGGTCTCCGGCAGCATGTATTTGTTTCCGGCTTTTTATTTTGCAAATGCGACGGCAATCACGGTCAACGGCATGAAGGTTCCCGTCTACGAATACAACTTCAACTACTGGACGACAGTCCAATATTTTAAACAGTCCTACGGAAGCTATTTCGATACTGATGTACTTGATACTTCCAAAGATCTTTCCAAGCAGCAATGCCCTTCTTCTCTTTCAGGCGACAAGGTCATGACCTGGCAGGATTATTTTCTCGACCAAACCGACGCCTATGTCGAGACCATCATCATCGCCTACCAGAAAGCCCTTGAGCAGGATTTCGGTCTGACAGAAGCCGATCGGAGCGCCATCGATAATTTTTTTGACGAGGCCATAAAGACCAACGCCGAAAGCAATAAGGTCAGCGAAGAGGAATTCATCCACAGCATGTTCGGAACCAGCTGCAGTGAAAAAAACCTTCGCTACGCACTCGAACATATTTATATCGCACAGCATTACAACGATTATCTGCTTAATAGCTTCACCGTTGAACAGTCGGAACTTGACAGTTGGATGATCGAATACAAAGACCAGTTCTGGGGTGCAAAATATCGTTATTACGGATTCGCCGCAGCTTCTGACAGTGAAGCCGATATCGCCGAAGCCAAGAACAAAGCTCACGAATTTCTCAATAAAGTTACCGATCAGGCATCGTTTGCTGCGCTTGCTTATAAAACCGCCGCAGATGCGGATAAATCGAATTATGAATCCGATTCGGCAACGCTGCGGTTTTACTTCACTGCCGACGAAATTTCAGACGCCGACATCTCCAATTGGCTGTTCGACGCTTCAAGAAAGCCCGGGGACAAAGAAGTGGTCTACAGTGTGACCGACGGCACCGCTTATGCTCTTTTATTCGTCGATGCCAACTATCCGCCCACACTGGCTTCAAATCTCTACAGCATCTATTTCGGCATCGGTGAAAAATACGCCGACCAGAACGCCGCACAAGCTGCCGCACAAGCTGTTCAAGCGAAATTTATTGAGAGCGGAAAAACCGCCGACGTCTTCAAAGGACTCGCTGCGCAATACTCAGACGACGTTGACGCGTCAAAAGACGGAGGACTCACTTCTAATTTTCTGCCCAAGAACATGGATCAGGATGTGGCAATCTGGTGCTACACCACCGGAAGATCGTTGGGTGAATATTCCATTATCGAGAGCAGCTACGGCGGTTATTACTTCGTCTATCTCGACAGCTGGGGCGATCTTGTCTGGCGGCTGACCGCAATCGACGACATCAAGAATTACCACTACATGCAAACCCAGGACGAGACTTTTGCCAATGTAAATGCCGAGACAACTTTCTTCAAAGCTTTCATGGTTTCGAAATAA
- a CDS encoding spore maturation protein — MFQYISVLILPLFLAAVLLFGAFKKVRVFESFRLGAKTGIDTAAAIFPTYVGMVVAVMVMRASGVLDAIASLFDPVATLFKIPPDVLPIAFLRPLSGSGAFALLQDLFRKEGPDSFIGKLASVIEGANETTFYVFSLYFASVGIKKTRQTLICAVFADITALITACFFSRLFFGG; from the coding sequence ATGTTCCAATATATCAGCGTCTTGATTCTGCCGCTGTTTTTAGCGGCTGTCCTTTTATTCGGCGCCTTTAAAAAGGTCAGAGTTTTCGAGAGTTTCCGGCTCGGGGCTAAAACCGGAATCGATACTGCTGCGGCCATCTTCCCAACCTATGTCGGCATGGTTGTTGCGGTGATGGTGATGCGGGCAAGCGGCGTTTTAGATGCAATCGCATCATTATTCGATCCTGTGGCAACTCTTTTTAAAATCCCGCCAGATGTGCTTCCGATAGCATTCCTTCGACCGCTTTCCGGCAGTGGTGCTTTTGCGTTGCTGCAGGACTTGTTTCGAAAAGAAGGGCCGGACAGTTTCATCGGGAAACTCGCTTCGGTGATCGAAGGCGCAAATGAAACGACATTCTATGTTTTTTCTCTTTATTTTGCCTCCGTAGGAATCAAAAAGACACGCCAGACACTAATCTGTGCGGTTTTTGCGGACATTACGGCGCTTATAACCGCTTGTTTCTTTTCCAGATTATTTTTCGGCGGTTGA
- a CDS encoding AbrB/MazE/SpoVT family DNA-binding domain-containing protein produces MKETGIIRNLDELGRLVIPIESRRSLNWKVHDPIEIYVDDGAIILKKHMNSCVFCGSQSELNEYEGLNVCKKCIEHLGNLK; encoded by the coding sequence ATGAAAGAAACAGGCATCATCAGGAACTTGGACGAACTCGGAAGATTGGTAATCCCGATTGAATCCCGCAGATCACTCAACTGGAAAGTACATGATCCCATCGAAATTTATGTTGACGACGGTGCGATTATTCTGAAAAAGCATATGAATTCCTGCGTGTTCTGCGGCAGCCAAAGCGAGCTGAATGAATACGAAGGTCTGAATGTTTGCAAAAAGTGCATAGAGCATCTTGGCAATCTCAAGTAA
- a CDS encoding cupin domain-containing protein, translated as MLDKVNLIKTANDLKKLYTYDKVGRLNDHVLSIANVENRTLDFHIHEQSDELFYVIEGYFYLDTDEGLIKVEEGEFIIVPKGKRHRPVVNELARFLMIELDGTLNKENSGNLYEE; from the coding sequence ATGCTGGACAAAGTTAATCTTATAAAAACAGCCAATGATCTTAAGAAGTTGTATACATATGATAAAGTAGGACGTTTGAACGATCATGTCCTGAGTATTGCCAATGTAGAGAATCGAACGTTGGATTTTCACATTCACGAGCAATCCGATGAACTCTTTTATGTGATTGAAGGTTACTTCTACCTTGATACCGATGAAGGTCTGATAAAAGTCGAAGAAGGAGAGTTTATAATAGTGCCGAAAGGTAAAAGGCATAGACCTGTTGTAAATGAACTAGCCCGGTTTTTAATGATTGAACTTGACGGTACACTTAATAAAGAAAACAGCGGAAATCTATATGAAGAATAA
- a CDS encoding flavin reductase, translating to MKKEISLFARPEKFTEQYLKACGNISWYDFVTGMPSLVFVVTGWKPNGKENACMQSWSSFIGGGANDFICIMSRVSKNGHMYKSLKETGVCVLNFPSFDIYARCIKTIGNNQYETDEITASGLTAEKAVKVNAPRIKECFLKIECEFLWEHELIEGSNELTVALKAVSLCMDSDRYDQDKLGRYGKTGFLFQMDQPTNPETGETTPIGAGTIEPSDPIPWDTK from the coding sequence ATGAAAAAAGAAATCTCTCTTTTTGCAAGACCCGAGAAATTCACTGAGCAATATTTAAAGGCCTGTGGAAATATTTCATGGTATGATTTTGTGACTGGAATGCCATCCCTGGTATTCGTTGTCACGGGCTGGAAACCGAACGGAAAAGAAAATGCCTGCATGCAGTCCTGGTCGAGTTTTATCGGAGGAGGTGCGAATGATTTTATCTGTATCATGAGCAGAGTTTCAAAAAACGGGCATATGTACAAGTCGTTGAAAGAGACAGGTGTCTGTGTGTTGAATTTTCCTTCGTTTGATATCTATGCCCGCTGTATCAAAACCATCGGGAATAATCAATATGAAACAGATGAAATTACCGCTTCCGGCCTGACGGCGGAAAAAGCCGTAAAAGTGAACGCACCTCGAATCAAAGAGTGTTTTTTGAAAATCGAATGTGAGTTTTTATGGGAACATGAACTTATCGAGGGGAGCAATGAACTGACAGTTGCCCTGAAGGCCGTCAGCCTCTGCATGGACAGCGACCGTTACGATCAAGATAAACTCGGCAGATACGGGAAAACCGGATTTTTATTTCAAATGGATCAGCCGACCAATCCGGAAACCGGAGAGACAACACCGATCGGAGCCGGAACAATCGAGCCGAGTGATCCGATTCCGTGGGATACTAAATAA
- a CDS encoding DUF3795 domain-containing protein, whose protein sequence is MKKMKLAACGIDCNECDLYKAEFDKNAAESLVRWFESKGWIGENDGAEAVMKKAPFCRGCWNKTGVHWCDTNCNLLKCCEDKQINHCGECSDFSCKKYMEFANDGDHHKKAMEYLLSLKKTLSL, encoded by the coding sequence ATGAAAAAGATGAAATTAGCGGCTTGCGGAATTGACTGTAACGAATGTGATCTTTACAAAGCGGAATTTGATAAAAATGCAGCGGAATCATTGGTAAGGTGGTTTGAAAGCAAAGGGTGGATCGGAGAAAATGATGGTGCCGAGGCAGTGATGAAAAAGGCTCCGTTTTGCAGGGGCTGTTGGAATAAAACCGGAGTTCATTGGTGTGATACAAATTGTAATTTACTTAAATGTTGTGAAGATAAGCAAATAAATCATTGCGGCGAATGCAGTGATTTTTCATGTAAAAAATATATGGAATTTGCAAATGACGGCGACCATCATAAAAAAGCAATGGAATATCTGCTGTCCTTAAAAAAAACTCTTAGCTTATAA
- a CDS encoding YlxM family DNA-binding protein, producing MQKNLEISLLLDFYGDLLTEKQREVTEMYYNDDMSLSEIAEIVGITRQGVRDAIKRSEQVMTEFESKVGFCAKYLQIREGLDTIVRVSHGIATQNKGYSYSKITDDGIKEIISVSQKLLD from the coding sequence GTGCAGAAAAACTTAGAAATTTCTCTGTTGCTGGATTTTTACGGCGATCTGTTGACCGAAAAACAGCGCGAAGTCACCGAGATGTATTATAACGACGATATGTCTCTGTCCGAAATCGCCGAAATTGTCGGAATCACCCGCCAGGGCGTCCGGGATGCGATCAAGCGTTCCGAACAAGTCATGACGGAATTTGAAAGTAAAGTCGGTTTCTGTGCAAAATATCTGCAGATTCGCGAAGGACTTGACACGATTGTGCGCGTCTCCCACGGTATCGCCACGCAGAACAAGGGTTATTCCTATTCGAAAATCACCGACGACGGTATTAAGGAGATCATCTCGGTCTCGCAAAAACTTCTGGATTAG